One window of the Allosaccharopolyspora coralli genome contains the following:
- a CDS encoding sensor histidine kinase, producing MPRTGTWGSLSRSLLGWQLVIVFVLLASVAVYSVAQSDAAFRKTEGRRMLSVAEDLAATPGVRASLADPFRRDALPTFAESARSRSGADDVSIADARGVVLTSPDPDQIGTPLPLGDSEIRRGRAWVGEVDNGSADSLVAHVPVIGDDASVLGVVAAGRETPDFFQGVASAPQNPLALLAFATLLGVAGSIVLARRVKRQTLGLEPQEITRLVEHREALLHGVREGVLGVDKQNRVTLANDEARALLSLPQDCLGRAIDELQLNERTQDVLTGRSDGTDQIVLRRGRVVVLNRMPISSVGAVVTMRDRTELVDLRRELDANRHATDTLRAQAHEFSNRLHTISGLIELGEYEELQRFVDRVSHAHQRWRAEVAARIEDPALAALLVAKASLADERGVGLRLAEDARLDAIDEQLSSDLVTVVGNLVDNALDALEGTGRDNWIEVTVRAARDVESPDDREVTVVVRDSGPGVAPEIVTEVFGHGFTTKAAADGERGLGLALTRRTCHRRGGSVSVHNADGAVFTARLPISPTPERSLSTADTRGGVS from the coding sequence ATGCCCAGGACGGGAACGTGGGGGTCGCTGTCCCGCAGCCTGCTCGGGTGGCAGCTCGTCATCGTCTTCGTACTGCTGGCGTCGGTGGCGGTGTACTCGGTCGCCCAGTCCGACGCGGCCTTCCGCAAGACCGAAGGCCGCCGCATGCTCTCGGTGGCCGAGGACCTCGCGGCGACGCCCGGGGTCCGCGCCAGCCTGGCCGATCCGTTCCGCCGGGACGCATTGCCGACCTTCGCCGAGAGCGCCCGCAGCCGGTCCGGGGCCGACGACGTGAGCATCGCCGACGCGCGGGGTGTCGTGCTCACCTCGCCGGACCCCGACCAGATCGGGACGCCACTGCCGCTGGGCGACAGCGAGATCCGCAGAGGCCGCGCCTGGGTCGGTGAGGTCGACAACGGCTCTGCCGACTCTCTCGTCGCGCACGTGCCTGTGATCGGCGACGACGCCTCGGTCCTCGGCGTCGTCGCCGCGGGAAGGGAGACGCCCGACTTCTTCCAAGGCGTCGCAAGCGCACCGCAGAACCCGTTGGCACTACTGGCGTTCGCGACGCTGCTCGGCGTTGCGGGGTCGATCGTGTTGGCACGCCGCGTGAAACGGCAGACGCTCGGTCTCGAACCGCAGGAGATCACCCGCCTGGTCGAGCACCGGGAGGCGCTGCTGCACGGGGTCCGCGAGGGGGTGCTGGGCGTCGACAAGCAGAACAGGGTCACCCTCGCGAACGACGAGGCACGGGCACTGCTGTCGTTGCCACAGGACTGCCTCGGCCGCGCGATCGACGAGTTGCAGCTCAACGAGCGGACACAGGACGTGCTCACGGGCCGCAGCGACGGCACGGACCAGATCGTGTTGCGACGAGGGCGGGTCGTGGTGCTCAACCGGATGCCGATCTCCTCCGTGGGAGCGGTCGTGACGATGCGGGACCGCACCGAACTGGTGGATCTGCGACGCGAGCTGGACGCCAACCGGCACGCGACCGACACGCTGCGCGCCCAGGCTCACGAGTTCTCCAACCGGCTGCACACGATCTCCGGGCTCATCGAACTCGGCGAATACGAGGAGCTGCAACGGTTCGTCGACCGGGTCAGCCACGCGCACCAGCGGTGGCGAGCGGAGGTCGCCGCGCGCATCGAGGACCCCGCGCTGGCGGCGCTTCTGGTCGCGAAAGCCAGCCTCGCCGACGAACGAGGCGTCGGCCTCCGGCTCGCCGAGGACGCGCGGCTCGACGCGATCGACGAGCAGCTCTCCAGCGACCTGGTGACGGTCGTCGGCAACCTCGTCGACAACGCGCTCGACGCCCTCGAGGGCACCGGGCGGGACAACTGGATCGAGGTGACTGTGCGTGCGGCCAGGGACGTCGAGTCTCCGGACGACCGAGAGGTGACGGTCGTCGTGCGCGATTCCGGCCCCGGTGTGGCGCCCGAGATCGTGACCGAGGTGTTCGGCCACGGATTCACCACGAAGGCCGCCGCCGACGGCGAACGCGGTCTGGGTCTCGCGCTGACACGCCGGACGTGCCACCGCAGGGGCGGTTCGGTGTCGGTCCACAACGCCGACGGGGCGGTGTTCACCGCGCGCCTGCCGATCTCCCCCACGCCCGAGCGGAGCCTCAGCACCGCCGACACGAGAGGAGGCGTGTCGTGA
- a CDS encoding response regulator, which produces MIRVLVVDDDFMVAKIHSGYVARVEGFEVVAVAHTGADAVRAVVDLRPDLVLLDIYLPDRDGLSVLRELRTRTDADPDVLVITAANDLDTVRGTIRGGALHYLIKPFQFDALRDQLERFRSLHGTLTELPGDAPAGQQEIDQLFGTRRTGTPPKGLAEETAEVVHRVLREASAHGGDLSATECASASELSRVSARKYLEHFVSVGSAEVRLRYGGTGRPERRYRVAD; this is translated from the coding sequence GTGATCAGGGTCCTGGTCGTCGACGACGACTTCATGGTCGCCAAGATCCACAGCGGATACGTCGCGCGGGTGGAGGGCTTCGAGGTCGTCGCCGTCGCCCACACCGGTGCCGACGCCGTGCGGGCGGTGGTGGATCTGCGTCCCGACCTGGTGTTGCTGGACATCTACCTCCCGGACCGCGACGGGCTGTCCGTGCTGCGGGAGTTGCGCACCAGGACCGACGCCGACCCGGACGTCCTCGTCATCACGGCCGCCAACGATCTCGACACGGTCCGCGGCACGATTCGCGGCGGTGCCCTGCACTATCTGATCAAGCCGTTCCAGTTCGACGCGCTGCGCGATCAGCTCGAACGGTTCCGCTCGTTGCACGGCACCCTCACCGAACTCCCGGGAGACGCCCCGGCGGGCCAGCAGGAGATCGACCAGCTCTTCGGCACCCGCCGCACCGGCACGCCTCCGAAGGGGCTCGCCGAGGAGACCGCGGAGGTGGTGCACCGCGTGCTGCGGGAGGCCTCCGCGCATGGGGGCGACCTGTCGGCCACGGAGTGCGCGAGCGCCAGCGAGCTCTCGAGGGTCAGCGCCCGCAAGTACCTGGAGCACTTCGTCTCCGTCGGTTCCGCGGAGGTCCGGCTCCGCTACGGCGGCACCGGGCGTCCCGAACGGCGCTACCGCGTCGCCGACTGA
- a CDS encoding acyltransferase family protein, with the protein MLPGTSASAQAASGRKSHRKISWDLVRSSCVVLVMIYHSTFLSVVLHPELEGRAIRFPWQVGASMLLVISAYFACVTVGKGTALRYWWGRVARLVPPFVATVLSLFVLLQFISPEGWQTPTSRDLWSNLFMLWHWKPQDYVFLDGSHWTVPLQLMGFSMAALLYGSRFGRRPAIVAIMWLAILLPVAQWSYRLSTPPETYRMLVDGLGAHRWHLFVAGVAVWMWSTRRLSTPHFAALAASCMVAQGLHNHLYDANGILVSNFGSTVGVSVGILVIALTARGPDWNKVVPQWTHRHIQWFAGISYGVFLTHQTIGYVLSIHLHRLGVGAVWQVVVMIAAGVFCGWAMTRAVERPAFNFLMSTHDRLFPGPPRSVR; encoded by the coding sequence GTGCTGCCCGGAACGTCTGCCTCCGCCCAAGCGGCGTCGGGCAGGAAGAGCCATCGCAAGATCAGCTGGGACCTCGTCCGGTCCAGCTGTGTCGTGCTGGTGATGATCTACCACTCGACGTTCCTCAGCGTCGTCCTGCACCCGGAGCTCGAAGGCCGCGCCATCCGGTTCCCGTGGCAGGTCGGGGCCAGCATGCTCCTGGTCATCTCCGCGTACTTCGCCTGCGTGACCGTCGGTAAGGGCACCGCGCTGCGGTACTGGTGGGGCCGCGTCGCACGTCTGGTCCCGCCGTTCGTGGCGACCGTGCTGAGTCTGTTCGTGCTGCTGCAGTTCATCAGTCCGGAAGGCTGGCAGACGCCGACGAGCCGGGACCTGTGGAGCAACCTGTTCATGCTGTGGCACTGGAAGCCACAGGACTACGTCTTCCTCGACGGCTCACACTGGACCGTTCCGTTGCAGCTCATGGGCTTCTCCATGGCGGCTTTGCTCTACGGGAGCCGATTCGGGCGACGACCGGCCATCGTCGCCATCATGTGGTTGGCCATCCTGCTGCCGGTCGCACAGTGGAGCTACCGACTGTCCACACCCCCGGAGACATACCGGATGCTCGTGGACGGTCTCGGCGCGCACCGCTGGCACCTGTTCGTCGCCGGTGTGGCGGTCTGGATGTGGTCGACACGGCGGCTGAGCACACCGCACTTCGCTGCCCTCGCCGCGAGCTGCATGGTCGCCCAGGGGCTGCACAACCACCTCTACGACGCGAACGGCATCCTGGTCTCCAACTTCGGCTCCACGGTCGGTGTCTCCGTCGGCATCCTGGTCATCGCCCTCACCGCGCGCGGCCCGGACTGGAACAAGGTCGTCCCGCAGTGGACACACCGGCACATCCAGTGGTTCGCGGGCATCTCGTACGGTGTGTTCCTCACCCACCAGACGATCGGCTACGTGCTGTCGATCCACCTGCACCGGCTGGGCGTCGGGGCGGTCTGGCAAGTCGTGGTCATGATCGCGGCAGGGGTGTTCTGCGGCTGGGCGATGACACGGGCGGTGGAGCGGCCGGCGTTCAACTTCCTCATGTCCACCCACGACCGGCTCTTCCCCGGCCCGCCGCGCTCCGTGAGGTAG
- a CDS encoding pyridoxamine 5'-phosphate oxidase family protein, with amino-acid sequence MADREMPAYVLDMLARPNPAVIATVSGTGAPVTVATWYLWEQGRVLVNMDAGRRRLEHIRRDRRVSLTVLHGSDWHAHVSLRGRVVELVDDPELVDIDRLAHHYTGDRYPVRDRARVSGWVEVDNWHEWGF; translated from the coding sequence ATGGCCGACCGCGAGATGCCCGCGTACGTGCTCGACATGCTGGCCCGCCCCAACCCGGCGGTGATCGCGACCGTCTCCGGCACTGGCGCGCCGGTCACGGTCGCGACCTGGTACCTCTGGGAGCAGGGCCGCGTGCTGGTGAACATGGACGCGGGCCGACGCAGGCTGGAGCACATCCGTCGCGATCGCCGGGTGTCGCTGACCGTGCTCCACGGCAGCGACTGGCACGCGCACGTGAGCCTGCGCGGGCGGGTCGTCGAACTTGTCGACGACCCGGAACTGGTCGACATCGACCGCCTCGCCCACCACTACACCGGCGACCGCTACCCGGTGCGTGACCGGGCCCGGGTGAGCGGGTGGGTCGAGGTCGACAACTGGCACGAGTGGGGATTCTGA
- a CDS encoding coiled-coil domain-containing protein, with protein MRHHEDRELVPLKSDFDVMWRGYRRSQVKFYVQQTETELRILTEDRDSALSQVADLTGELEEARAEIESLREQLDRISRDPVDVDGLSERMRRMVRLAHEEATEIVSSAQATAEHEWARSEQAAAELRGRYEKLVSDADAWRVQQEKQREEEFQEMRRQVESMAQEAEQRRRRLDAEAEDRRTKIEDDFEVSMHARREAEAQALTERDRASRDEAERRVLAATAEAERRIRLADEHVAAMRMVRQDVAERVRLAQQMLTEAEPLVTASESGTDSAEAEEYAAASLRHGHAAPWTDDAEHAVAVPRQRAAQANGDPEEEAQADEAGVTAAESTSTS; from the coding sequence GTGAGGCATCACGAGGACCGTGAACTCGTACCGCTGAAGTCGGATTTCGATGTGATGTGGCGGGGATACCGCCGATCGCAGGTGAAGTTCTACGTACAGCAGACCGAAACCGAACTGCGCATCCTCACCGAGGATCGCGATTCCGCGTTGAGTCAGGTCGCCGATCTCACCGGTGAGCTGGAAGAGGCTCGCGCGGAGATCGAGTCGTTGCGCGAGCAGCTCGACCGGATCAGCAGGGACCCCGTCGACGTGGACGGCCTGTCCGAACGGATGCGCCGGATGGTGCGTCTGGCACACGAAGAGGCGACCGAGATCGTGTCGTCCGCCCAGGCCACGGCCGAACACGAGTGGGCGCGGTCGGAGCAGGCGGCAGCCGAACTCCGTGGCCGCTACGAGAAGCTCGTCTCCGACGCGGACGCGTGGCGCGTGCAGCAGGAGAAGCAGCGCGAGGAAGAGTTCCAGGAGATGCGTCGGCAGGTCGAGTCGATGGCGCAGGAAGCCGAGCAGCGACGCCGCAGGCTCGACGCGGAGGCAGAGGACCGTCGCACGAAGATCGAGGACGACTTCGAGGTGTCCATGCATGCCCGGCGGGAGGCCGAGGCGCAGGCGCTGACGGAACGGGACCGGGCGAGCCGGGACGAAGCCGAGCGGCGCGTCCTCGCCGCCACCGCCGAGGCCGAGCGTCGGATCCGGCTCGCGGACGAGCACGTCGCCGCGATGCGGATGGTCCGTCAAGACGTCGCCGAACGGGTGCGGCTCGCTCAGCAGATGCTCACCGAGGCGGAACCGCTGGTCACGGCCTCGGAGTCCGGGACCGACTCCGCCGAGGCCGAGGAATACGCGGCAGCGAGCCTGCGCCACGGCCACGCCGCGCCCTGGACGGACGACGCCGAGCACGCTGTCGCCGTACCTCGGCAGCGCGCGGCGCAGGCGAACGGCGACCCCGAGGAGGAGGCGCAAGCCGATGAAGCCGGCGTGACGGCTGCGGAGAGCACGTCCACAAGCTGA
- a CDS encoding TetR/AcrR family transcriptional regulator, which translates to MASIGDSAASTAAGRTAATGRRDPARRERIARAAIDVVADRGIDKLTHRAVAAAAGVPLGSTTYHFATLDDLLAVALQYAAQDDITQLRAWSERLGGPHDLPSALADLVLHYLGPERTSTIVQHELYVAAMHRPALRDASTAWDDALVELFTAHTDRTTGRMVSTIFCGLLLQGMVRESTPGRDEIETLVRRALGPVLER; encoded by the coding sequence ATGGCGAGCATCGGAGACTCGGCCGCGAGCACCGCGGCGGGACGCACCGCTGCGACCGGCAGGCGGGATCCCGCCCGGCGGGAGCGCATCGCGCGCGCGGCGATCGACGTCGTCGCCGACCGAGGCATCGACAAACTCACGCACCGCGCCGTCGCCGCCGCTGCCGGCGTTCCGCTCGGCTCCACGACCTATCACTTCGCCACGCTCGACGACCTGCTCGCCGTCGCGCTGCAGTACGCCGCACAGGACGACATCACCCAACTGCGGGCGTGGTCCGAACGGCTCGGCGGTCCGCACGACCTGCCCTCCGCGCTCGCCGATCTCGTGCTGCACTATCTCGGCCCCGAACGGACGAGCACGATCGTGCAACACGAGCTCTACGTCGCCGCCATGCACCGGCCCGCGTTGCGGGATGCGAGCACCGCGTGGGACGACGCGCTCGTCGAACTGTTCACCGCACACACCGACCGGACCACCGGACGGATGGTCTCGACGATCTTCTGCGGATTGCTCCTCCAGGGGATGGTCCGGGAATCGACGCCGGGACGAGATGAAATCGAAACCCTCGTCCGGAGGGCGCTCGGTCCAGTGCTGGAACGCTGA
- a CDS encoding aldehyde dehydrogenase family protein, whose translation MPEHDPTLFIDGAWGTADAGRTREIHCPADGSHVVTVDEGDRVDTERAIAAARRTFDAGDWAATSAWERGDLLLRVSDILARDKDVFARAESRDTGKRLVESEYDMDDIAACFRYFGKLAGIDAGHVVDTGSPDSISRVDYEPVGVCGLITPWNYPLLQVAWKVAPAIAAGDTFVLKPSELTPSTAILLMRALDEAGLPAGVGNLVLGAGAEAGAPLAEHPDVDLVSFTGGLHTGRGVAASAAATVKKVALELGGKNPVVVFDDSDFDTAVDHVLMAVFLHSGQVCSAGSRLVVQHGIADRLVDEVVRRAEQIRLGGPFDPDAETGPLISAAHLEKVDTYVKDAVADGAVVRTGGRRAENPALADGHYYLPTVLDRVEQKSRAVVEESFGPVLTVERFTDEADALRIANDTHYGLAGGIFTSDPARAQRVANRLRHGTVWINDFHPYLPQAEWGGFKQSGVGRELGRAGLGEYQEAKHVHQNLRPGPQHWFSGT comes from the coding sequence ATGCCCGAGCACGACCCGACGCTGTTCATCGACGGCGCGTGGGGCACCGCAGACGCCGGACGCACCCGCGAGATTCACTGTCCTGCCGACGGCAGCCACGTCGTCACCGTCGACGAGGGCGACCGCGTCGACACCGAACGCGCGATCGCCGCCGCCCGCCGCACCTTCGACGCCGGGGACTGGGCGGCGACCTCGGCCTGGGAACGCGGGGACCTGCTGTTGCGGGTCAGCGACATCCTCGCCAGGGACAAGGACGTCTTCGCCCGCGCCGAGTCACGCGACACCGGCAAACGCCTGGTGGAAAGCGAATACGACATGGACGACATCGCCGCGTGCTTCCGCTACTTCGGAAAGCTCGCGGGAATCGATGCCGGACACGTCGTCGACACCGGCAGCCCCGACTCGATCAGCCGCGTCGACTACGAACCCGTCGGGGTGTGCGGCCTGATCACGCCGTGGAACTACCCCCTGCTGCAGGTCGCGTGGAAGGTCGCTCCGGCGATCGCCGCAGGCGACACCTTCGTGCTCAAGCCCAGCGAACTCACCCCCAGCACGGCGATTCTGCTGATGCGGGCGCTCGACGAGGCCGGGCTGCCCGCCGGGGTCGGCAATCTCGTGCTCGGCGCAGGAGCCGAAGCCGGAGCGCCGCTGGCCGAGCATCCCGACGTGGACCTCGTCTCGTTCACCGGCGGCCTGCACACCGGCCGCGGCGTCGCGGCGAGCGCCGCGGCCACGGTCAAGAAGGTGGCTCTCGAACTCGGCGGCAAGAACCCCGTCGTCGTCTTCGACGACAGCGATTTCGACACCGCCGTCGACCACGTGCTCATGGCGGTGTTCCTGCACTCCGGCCAAGTGTGCTCTGCCGGATCCCGGCTGGTGGTCCAGCACGGCATCGCCGATCGCCTCGTCGACGAGGTCGTGCGCCGCGCCGAGCAGATCCGGCTCGGTGGGCCGTTCGACCCCGACGCCGAGACCGGACCGTTGATTTCCGCCGCACACCTGGAGAAAGTCGACACCTACGTCAAGGACGCCGTCGCGGACGGCGCGGTGGTGCGAACGGGCGGCCGACGCGCCGAGAACCCTGCGCTCGCCGACGGGCACTACTACCTGCCCACCGTCCTGGATCGCGTGGAACAGAAATCCCGCGCCGTGGTGGAAGAATCGTTCGGGCCGGTACTCACCGTCGAACGATTCACCGACGAGGCCGACGCGCTCCGCATCGCCAACGACACCCACTACGGCCTGGCCGGTGGGATATTCACCTCCGATCCCGCCCGCGCACAACGCGTCGCGAACCGGCTCCGGCACGGAACGGTGTGGATCAACGACTTCCACCCGTACCTGCCGCAGGCCGAGTGGGGCGGGTTCAAGCAGTCCGGCGTCGGGCGCGAACTCGGCCGTGCCGGACTCGGCGAATACCAGGAAGCCAAGCACGTCCACCAGAACCTCCGTCCCGGACCGCAACACTGGTTCTCCGGGACGTGA
- a CDS encoding APC family permease, translating to MSAPNGDAELSEFGYTNTLKRSLGGFHTFAAGVSYISVLTGTFQLSYFGLSFGGPAYWWSWPMVFLGQLMVALSFAELASHYPIAGSVYNWSKKLSGQHVAWLAGWMMLLASIVSIAATALAYQKTLPQIWGAFQVIGDGSGGTEQAANGVLLASALIVFTTLVNAYGVKLMARINSAGVAIELVAAVLLILFLAVAATRGPDVVLDTQGTEAAYADNGGYLGAFLVAAIASSYVMYGFDTASSLGEESIDPRRNAPRAILRSLVASFVLGGLIILLALMAARDLSAPELTSAGLQFVLTDALGPLVGRMFLLVVFVAITVCVLAVHTAAIRIAFAMARDNALPGGSTLARVSPRFQTPVVPAVLIGVFAIALLIVNFGQPQIFTAVTSLAIILIYISYLLVTVPMLVARLRGRWSDSRALARRQGRFSLGKWGMPVNIAAVLWGVGMTTNLAWPRRAVYNAEPPYHWYLQYSSILFVGVAAAAGFAYYWFVQRHKIGVLSEHAARAPEARASEPAAATDGRTS from the coding sequence ATGAGCGCGCCCAACGGCGACGCCGAGCTCAGCGAGTTCGGCTACACCAACACATTGAAGAGATCTCTCGGCGGCTTCCACACCTTCGCCGCCGGCGTCAGCTACATCTCGGTGCTCACCGGCACCTTCCAACTGTCCTACTTCGGTCTGTCCTTCGGCGGACCCGCCTACTGGTGGTCCTGGCCGATGGTCTTCCTCGGGCAGTTGATGGTGGCGTTGAGTTTCGCCGAGCTGGCCTCGCACTATCCCATCGCCGGATCCGTCTACAACTGGTCCAAGAAGCTCAGCGGCCAGCACGTCGCGTGGCTGGCAGGCTGGATGATGTTGCTCGCCTCGATCGTCTCGATCGCGGCGACCGCACTCGCCTACCAGAAGACGTTGCCGCAGATCTGGGGTGCGTTCCAGGTCATCGGAGACGGCTCCGGCGGCACCGAGCAAGCCGCCAACGGCGTTCTGCTCGCCAGCGCCCTCATCGTGTTCACCACCCTCGTCAACGCCTACGGCGTGAAACTGATGGCGCGGATCAACTCCGCAGGTGTCGCCATCGAGCTCGTCGCCGCTGTTCTGCTGATCCTGTTCCTCGCCGTCGCCGCCACCCGCGGCCCCGACGTCGTGCTCGACACCCAAGGCACCGAGGCGGCCTACGCCGACAACGGCGGTTACCTGGGCGCGTTCCTCGTCGCTGCCATCGCCTCCTCCTACGTGATGTACGGGTTCGACACGGCGTCCTCGCTTGGTGAGGAGTCCATCGATCCGCGCCGCAACGCTCCGCGCGCGATCCTGCGGTCGCTCGTCGCGTCCTTCGTGCTCGGCGGGCTCATCATCCTGCTGGCGTTGATGGCGGCCCGCGACCTCTCGGCGCCGGAGCTGACCTCCGCCGGATTGCAGTTCGTACTCACCGACGCACTGGGCCCGCTCGTGGGGCGCATGTTCCTGCTCGTCGTCTTCGTCGCGATCACGGTGTGCGTGCTGGCCGTGCACACCGCTGCGATCCGGATCGCCTTCGCGATGGCGCGGGACAACGCGCTCCCCGGCGGTTCGACACTGGCACGGGTGAGTCCCCGATTCCAGACGCCGGTCGTACCCGCAGTGCTCATCGGTGTGTTCGCGATCGCGTTGTTGATCGTCAACTTCGGACAGCCGCAGATCTTCACCGCCGTCACCAGCCTGGCGATCATCCTGATCTACATCTCGTACCTGCTGGTGACGGTGCCGATGCTCGTCGCGCGACTGCGAGGCAGGTGGTCGGACTCGCGTGCGCTGGCCCGGCGACAGGGCCGCTTCTCACTCGGCAAGTGGGGAATGCCGGTCAACATCGCAGCCGTGCTGTGGGGCGTCGGGATGACCACCAACCTCGCGTGGCCGCGCCGAGCCGTCTACAACGCCGAACCGCCCTACCACTGGTACCTGCAGTACAGCTCGATCCTGTTCGTCGGCGTCGCAGCAGCGGCGGGTTTCGCGTACTACTGGTTCGTGCAGCGCCACAAGATCGGAGTGCTCAGCGAGCACGCAGCCAGAGCCCCCGAGGCGCGGGCGTCCGAGCCCGCGGCCGCGACCGATGGGAGAACCTCGTGA
- a CDS encoding GMC family oxidoreductase: MIEQFDYVVVGGGSAGAAVAARLSEDPDVTVCLLEAGPSDVDDKAILELNRWMELLESGYDWDYLVEPQEQGNSFMRHARARVLGGCSSHNSCIAFWAPAEDLNEWEASGLPGWGAKDIFPLYKRLETNDGPGDHHGRNGPVTIRSVPPRDPSGVALLEACEQAGIPRTEFNSGRTVTHGANWFQINAREDGTRSSSSVSYLHPIMGRRPNLDVRTDVRARRVAFDGTRAVGVDYLCPDQIHSRQIRARREVVLSTGAIDTPKLLMLSGIGPAEHLRETGVDVLVDSPGVGSNLQDHPEGVIGWDAKQPMVTDSTQWWEIGIFTTTEDGLDRPDLMFHYGSVPFDMHTARHGYPTTENGFCLTPNVTRSRSIGTVRLRTPDFRDKPAVDPRYFTDPHDVRVMTHGIKLAREIVSQPAMRDWAGAELHPGHDVRTDDEIADYLRKTHNTVYHPAASVPMGTGASAPLDARLRVKGVQGLRVADASAMPFLVAVNPNITTMAIGEKCADMLTEDAH, encoded by the coding sequence GTGATCGAACAGTTCGACTACGTCGTCGTCGGCGGCGGCAGCGCCGGTGCCGCCGTCGCGGCACGGCTCTCCGAGGATCCGGACGTCACCGTCTGCCTCCTCGAAGCCGGACCGTCCGATGTGGACGACAAGGCGATTCTGGAGTTGAACCGCTGGATGGAGCTGCTCGAGTCGGGCTATGACTGGGACTACCTCGTCGAACCGCAGGAACAGGGCAACTCGTTCATGCGTCACGCCCGCGCCCGCGTGCTCGGGGGTTGTTCGTCGCACAACTCCTGCATCGCCTTCTGGGCTCCGGCCGAAGACCTGAACGAGTGGGAAGCATCGGGCCTCCCCGGCTGGGGCGCGAAGGACATTTTCCCGCTGTACAAGCGGTTGGAGACCAACGACGGACCCGGCGACCACCACGGTCGCAACGGCCCGGTGACGATCCGTTCGGTCCCGCCTCGGGACCCGTCCGGTGTCGCGCTGCTCGAAGCCTGCGAACAAGCGGGGATTCCCCGCACGGAGTTCAACTCCGGGCGGACCGTGACGCATGGTGCGAACTGGTTCCAGATCAACGCGCGCGAGGACGGCACCCGCTCCTCGTCCTCGGTGTCGTACCTGCACCCGATCATGGGTCGCCGCCCGAATCTGGATGTCCGCACCGACGTCCGCGCTCGGCGCGTCGCCTTCGACGGAACCCGCGCGGTCGGCGTCGACTACCTCTGCCCGGATCAGATCCACAGTCGACAGATCCGCGCGCGGCGGGAGGTCGTGCTCTCCACCGGTGCCATCGACACGCCGAAGCTGCTGATGCTCTCCGGGATCGGTCCTGCCGAGCACCTGCGCGAGACCGGAGTCGATGTTCTGGTCGACTCCCCCGGTGTCGGGTCGAACCTCCAGGACCATCCCGAGGGCGTCATCGGCTGGGACGCGAAGCAACCGATGGTCACCGACTCGACGCAATGGTGGGAGATCGGGATCTTCACCACCACCGAGGACGGTCTCGACCGGCCGGACCTGATGTTCCACTACGGGTCCGTGCCGTTCGACATGCACACCGCACGACACGGCTACCCGACCACCGAGAACGGCTTCTGCCTCACCCCGAACGTGACCCGCAGCCGCTCGATCGGCACGGTTCGGCTGCGGACACCGGATTTCCGGGACAAGCCCGCGGTGGATCCGCGTTACTTCACCGACCCGCACGACGTTCGTGTGATGACCCACGGCATCAAGCTCGCCCGTGAGATCGTGTCGCAGCCTGCGATGCGGGACTGGGCAGGAGCCGAACTGCACCCAGGGCACGACGTGCGGACCGACGACGAGATCGCCGACTACCTCCGCAAGACCCACAACACCGTGTACCACCCGGCGGCCTCGGTGCCGATGGGAACCGGGGCGAGCGCCCCGCTGGACGCACGGCTGCGGGTCAAGGGCGTGCAGGGACTGCGCGTCGCGGATGCTTCGGCGATGCCGTTCCTCGTCGCGGTGAATCCGAACATCACCACCATGGCCATCGGCGAGAAGTGCGCCGACATGCTCACCGAAGACGCCCACTGA